A genomic segment from Candidatus Methylomirabilis limnetica encodes:
- a CDS encoding type II toxin-antitoxin system Phd/YefM family antitoxin, with translation MKSIGAYEAKTHLPELLARVAKGEKITITKYGVPVATLQPADAAKKTPVREIIDQMKRFRSGHHLGGLSVRDMIEEGRR, from the coding sequence ATGAAAAGTATCGGAGCGTATGAGGCGAAAACGCATCTGCCTGAGCTGTTAGCGCGTGTCGCCAAAGGAGAGAAGATCACGATCACCAAATACGGCGTCCCGGTCGCTACATTGCAGCCTGCGGATGCCGCGAAGAAGACCCCCGTGCGGGAGATCATCGACCAGATGAAGCGATTTCGCAGCGGCCACCACCTCGGCGGACTATCGGTTCGCGACATGATCGAGGAAGGCAGACGTTGA
- a CDS encoding type II toxin-antitoxin system VapC family toxin: protein MPTRFVVDTSVVMAWCFRDAGNRYADAVLESLETGEALVHAIWPLEVGNVLLVAERKKRLSEASLVRFLALLRNLPITVEQETPDRMLTEIVSLARTHHLSTYDASYLDLAMRLGLPIATQDALLAKAAKTCRVPAFDPASAQG from the coding sequence ATGCCCACGCGATTCGTCGTCGATACCTCAGTCGTCATGGCGTGGTGTTTTCGCGATGCCGGAAACCGCTACGCTGATGCTGTCCTTGAGAGCCTCGAAACCGGCGAGGCCCTCGTTCATGCCATCTGGCCCCTTGAAGTCGGTAATGTCCTGCTTGTAGCGGAGCGCAAGAAACGTCTCAGTGAGGCGTCACTGGTTCGCTTTCTTGCCCTGCTTCGTAATCTGCCAATTACAGTCGAACAGGAGACCCCTGATCGAATGCTAACGGAAATCGTCTCACTGGCGCGGACACATCATCTTTCAACCTATGACGCATCCTATCTCGATCTCGCCATGAGGCTGGGACTACCAATCGCCACACAGGACGCCCTTTTGGCCAAAGCCGCAAAGACCTGCCGAGTCCCCGCCTTCGATCCGGCATCCGCCCAAGGGTAA
- a CDS encoding general secretion pathway protein GspB, with the protein MSVTRAPATSPAPAAPEQVPPSATRSAPSVPLSRLEQNPDAASRAATKPAHVTSAGAAAPRSAAPPTPETAPEKSPAPAVASAPVKPLERDPATPPASQELPVPQEVFANLRLQVHVYSEVPAERRVFINNQKYVEGQRIDANLVIESITSDGVYVSYQGKRVLLRTDQSASR; encoded by the coding sequence GTGAGCGTGACTCGGGCGCCCGCGACATCCCCGGCACCGGCGGCGCCGGAGCAAGTCCCACCCTCTGCAACGAGGAGCGCGCCCTCCGTGCCCCTGTCGCGGCTGGAGCAAAATCCTGACGCGGCCTCGCGGGCCGCGACGAAGCCGGCGCACGTGACATCCGCCGGAGCGGCTGCCCCGAGGTCCGCCGCGCCTCCGACGCCTGAGACCGCGCCGGAGAAGTCCCCGGCTCCTGCAGTGGCCTCGGCTCCCGTGAAGCCTCTGGAGCGAGACCCGGCAACACCGCCGGCGTCTCAAGAATTGCCGGTACCTCAGGAGGTCTTCGCGAATCTGCGCCTCCAGGTTCACGTCTATTCCGAGGTCCCCGCGGAGCGCCGGGTCTTCATCAACAACCAAAAGTACGTCGAAGGCCAGCGGATCGACGCCAACCTCGTGATCGAGAGCATCACGTCCGACGGAGTCTACGTGAGCTACCAGGGCAAGCGGGTATTGCTCCGGACCGATCAGTCCGCCTCTCGCTGA
- a CDS encoding ExeA family protein — MSERHREALAHLLYGVGEGGGFVQLTGEVGTGKTTLCRCLLEQLPPRVDVALILNPRLTDIELLAAVCDELRISYPAGTTSGKLFVDALYRHLLDAHAQGRRTVLIVDEAQDLATDVLEQIRLLTNLETPTQKLLQIILIGQPELIRLLDKEELRQLAQRVTARYHLLAFSEDDTRAYIVHRIQIAGQKKKIFTDAAMRSVHGAARGIPRLINAICDRALLGAYTQDQRRVMAATVRRAASEVLGETLTPRSARRWQWVGAAVLVVVLVTGTWVLVTQGQARLIRRAVIPSAMNPTPTSAILSALLSDPSLRADRQSAFASLYASWRLDVDGSMDNLDCERGRSEGLQCLFKTGSWGKLRRFNLPAIIELSTPAGDRRYATVVALDEQNATLDVGGRRHVFPLSEIDLYWDGPFILLWKAPVLSSVPIRPGTRGKDVEWVREQFAEFDGVPGGGRNRQVFDNDLRARVIAFQRSRSLMADGIVGKETLTHLSAAQRDPKIPRLRRAGS; from the coding sequence ATGAGTGAGCGTCACCGTGAAGCCCTGGCACACCTTCTCTACGGGGTCGGAGAAGGCGGCGGATTCGTGCAGCTTACCGGCGAGGTTGGAACAGGGAAGACGACACTCTGCCGGTGTCTGCTGGAGCAACTGCCGCCCCGCGTGGACGTGGCTCTCATCCTCAATCCGCGGCTCACGGATATCGAGCTGCTCGCTGCGGTGTGCGACGAGCTCCGTATCTCGTATCCCGCCGGCACGACCAGCGGGAAGCTCTTCGTCGACGCGCTCTACCGACACCTGCTCGATGCGCACGCGCAGGGGCGTCGCACGGTGCTCATCGTCGACGAGGCGCAGGACCTCGCCACCGATGTCCTGGAGCAGATCCGGCTGCTGACGAATCTCGAGACCCCAACCCAGAAGCTGCTGCAGATCATCCTCATCGGCCAGCCGGAGCTGATCCGATTGCTCGACAAGGAAGAGCTCCGGCAATTGGCCCAGCGGGTCACCGCGCGCTATCACCTGCTGGCGTTCTCCGAGGACGACACGCGAGCTTATATCGTTCATCGAATCCAGATCGCCGGCCAGAAGAAAAAGATCTTCACCGATGCGGCGATGCGCTCAGTGCACGGGGCGGCGCGCGGCATCCCGCGGCTGATCAACGCCATCTGCGACCGCGCGCTGCTCGGGGCATACACGCAAGACCAACGTCGTGTCATGGCCGCCACGGTGCGCCGCGCGGCGAGCGAGGTGCTCGGTGAGACGCTCACGCCGCGGTCCGCGCGTCGATGGCAGTGGGTGGGCGCAGCGGTGCTCGTCGTAGTGCTCGTCACCGGCACTTGGGTGCTCGTCACTCAGGGGCAGGCTCGGTTGATCCGGCGTGCCGTGATCCCGAGTGCGATGAATCCGACCCCGACGTCCGCTATACTATCGGCGCTCCTCTCGGATCCCTCACTACGCGCAGACAGGCAGTCGGCCTTCGCCAGCCTCTATGCGAGCTGGCGCCTTGACGTCGACGGCTCCATGGACAACCTCGACTGCGAGCGCGGTCGCTCCGAAGGACTTCAGTGTCTCTTCAAGACGGGCTCGTGGGGCAAGCTCCGGCGATTTAACCTGCCGGCCATCATCGAGCTGTCGACGCCGGCGGGAGATCGTCGGTATGCCACGGTGGTGGCCCTAGACGAGCAGAACGCGACCCTCGACGTCGGGGGGCGGCGGCACGTGTTCCCGCTGAGCGAGATCGACCTCTACTGGGATGGTCCGTTCATTCTCCTCTGGAAGGCGCCCGTGTTGAGCTCGGTTCCCATCAGGCCGGGCACGCGCGGCAAGGACGTGGAGTGGGTGCGAGAGCAGTTCGCCGAGTTCGACGGCGTCCCCGGAGGAGGACGGAATCGCCAGGTCTTCGACAACGACCTCCGTGCCCGGGTGATCGCCTTCCAGCGTAGTCGGTCGCTCATGGCCGACGGGATCGTCGGAAAGGAGACGCTGACCCATTTGAGCGCCGCCCAGCGCGATCCAAAGATACCTCGCCTCCGGCGAGCAGGCTCATAG